GAGTGGGAAGTTCTGGAGCGTGGCCTGAAACAGCGTATCAAGGCCCTGAACGCCTTTATCGATGACGTTTACAACGAACAGAAGATTTTAAAGGATGGCATCGTTCCATCCGAACTGGTGCTCTCGGCCGACGGCTTTCGCAAGCCCTGTATCGGCCTGAAACCGCCCGGTGGCATCTGGTGTCACATTACCGGTACCGACCTGGTGCGCGGCGGTGACGGTAAATATTATGTGCTGGAAGATAACCTGCGCTGCCCTTCGGGTGTTTCCTATGTGCTGGAAAACCGTCTGATCATGAAACGCACCTTCCCGATGGTCTTCGACGCCTGCAGCGTTCAGCCGGTCACCGATTACCCCAGCCGCCTGCTGGAGATGCTGCAAGGTCTGGCCCCACAGGGCATTCGCTCGCCCAACGTCGTCGTCTGGACGCCGGGGATTTACAATTCGGCCTATTTCGAGCACAGCTTTTTAGCTCAACAGATGGGGGTTCCGCTGGTTGAAGGGGGCGATCTTGTCGTCAACCGTGGCGAAGTGATGATGCGCACGACCAAGGGGCTTGAAAAGGTCGATGTCATCTATCGCCGTATCGATGATGACTTCATGGATCCCAAGGCCTTCCGCGCCGATTCGATGCTCGGAGTCCCCGGCCTGATGAAAGCCTACAGCAAAGGGAAGGTCGCGCTGGCCAATGCGCCCGGCACCGGCGTCGCCGATGACAAGGCGGTCTATGCCTACGTGCCCGAGATCATTCGCTACTATCTGAACGAAGAACCGATCCTCAACAATGTTCCGACTTACGCCTGCTGGCGGGATGAAGACCGCAAGTATGTCCTCGAGAACCTCGACAAGCTGGTGGTCAAGGCGGTCAATGAATCCGGTGGCTACGGCATGCTCGTCGGGCCGCATTCAACTGCCGAAGAACAGGCCGAATTTGCCAAACGGATTGAGGCCAATCCACGCACCTATATCGCCCAACCGACCCTGGCGCTATCACGCGTCCCCGTGCTGCTTGAGGATCACTTCGAGGGGCGGCACGTCGATCTGCGCCCCTACATCCTCTATGGCAAAGAGAGTATCTATGTCCTGCCCGGCGGATTAACCCGGGTGGCACTGAAAAAGGGTTCGCTGGTGGTCAATTCATCACAAGGCGGCGGGAGCAAAGACACCTGGGTGCTCAATGCGGATGACAGCTCTGCCACAGCATCCTCGATGCAGCAGCAACAGGAGGTCAACTAATGCTAAGTCGCGTTGCAAATTCCATGTACTGGCTCAACCGTTACATCGAACGGGCCGAAAATGTCGCCCGTTTCATCGATGCCAACTATCACATGACCCTCGATATCCCCGAAGGCGCCAGCGATCAGTGGCAACCCCTGATCAACACGACTGGCGACCACGAGCTCTTCAAAAAACTCCATGGTGAAGCCACGCGTGAGAAGGCCATCGAATTTCTGGTGTTCGACCGCAACAACCCCAACTCAATCCACTCCTGTGTGCGCGCGGCGCGTGAAAATGCACGCTCGGTCCGCGAATATATCAGTTCGGAGATGTGGGAACAGATCAACACTTTCTACCTGATGATCAATAATGCGGCCAAAGAAGTGTCGATGGATCTGCCGCACCAGTTTTTTGTCGACATCATGACTGCCAGCCACACCTTTATCGGCATCACCGACTGCACCATGAATCATGGCGAGGGCTGGCATTTCGGCCGCCTGGGCCGCATGCTGGAACGCGCCGACAAGACCTCGCGGATCCTCGATGTCAAATACTTTATCCTGCTCCCCTCCGTCGATTATATCGGCAGCCCCTATGACAACATCCTCTGGGGAGCACTCTTAAGGTCGGCCAGCGCGTTCGAGATGTACCGCAAGCAATACGGCCGGATCGACCCCAAAAAGATCGTCGAGTTCCTGCTGCTCAGCGCGACATTCCCACGGGCCGTACACTACAGCGTCGTGACTGCCATGATTTCGATGAACAACATCACCGGCAGCTCGCGCGGCACCTTTTCTAACAAGGCCGAACAGAGCCTTGGACGGCTCCTGTCCGAATTTGACTTTGCCGCCCTGGATGACATATTCACCCAGGGTCTGCACGAATATCTTGATGGTGCTCAGTCCCGCATCAATGATGTTGGCGCGGCCGTACAGAAAACGTTCTTCAGTCCCCAAGTCGAAGAGGTTGCAACAGAAGCCAGGATCAACGAATAGAGTCGGCTGGTTCAACTCTCTGCAGCACCCGCCCGAAAAAAGAGCGCAGGCCCAACTGATACTCTCAGCTTGGGTCTGCGCTCTTTTTTCGGGATCTCACCTTTTTCTACCGAAATATTTCCGAACTGACCCTATCCATTTTGTCGGAAAAATTTACAGCTATTTTCCCAACCCCACTTTGGCTCGCTAAGATAGCTATTTTAAAAAGATTTTTTTTCTTGGAACAAGAGTTGCTAGAACATTCGGAGGGTAAAAGTAAGAGAATTTACTTTTTTCTAAAAAGGGTAGCCCATGCTGATGCGTGTCATCTACACTGATGGAACTTTTGATCTGGTTAAGGACTTCAGCCTTAACCGCTTAATTGAAACTTGCAGAATTATAAAGTTCAAGAGGGAGAGTGGTTGGGTCGACATCCGCTCGCAACAAATACGCAGAAAAGGCAGAGACGAAAATTATTTCGGGCCTGAAAGAAGAAGCCATCCGCAGCCCGGGCCGTGACATATACCTCACGCTCCACACACCAGATGAATCAGGTTGACGTCCCGCACAAATCACTATTACCGCACCACATGAGGGGCCAGCCCGGCTAGAACGGGACGGCCCCTCATGTGGTTTAACACCAATTCAATTGCGACTTTGTCAGGGAATCTGTCGCCTCTTCATTCGTTGTTAAAGACAACCCATACCCGGCCTCTTCATCTCACAAACCCTGTTCCTGCTGAGCTTTCTTTTCGAACCCTCTCTTTTTGAGCATTGAATAAAGTACCGGAATAGCAATGCAGCTGATCAGTAACGAGGCAATTTCGCCGAACATCAGGGAGATGGCCAACCCCTGGAAAATCGGGTCAGGGAGAATCACCGAAGCTCCAACGACCACCGCCAATGCGGTCAACAGCATCGGCCGAAAGCGGACGGCACCAGCTTCGATTACCGCTTCGCCCAGCGGCAGGCCGTGGCTGATCCGCAGTTCGATAAAATCGATCAGGATAATCGAATTACGAATAACAATTCCAGCGCCAGCCATAAAACCGATCATTGATGTCGCGGTAAAGAAGGCGCCTATCCCCCAATGGGCGGGGAGGATCCCGATCAAGGAAAAGGGGATCGCGGCCATCACCACCAACGGGGTAAAATAATCCTTGAACCAGCCAACCATCAGCATGTAGATCAAGACCATCACCACAGCGAAAGCCAGCCCCAGATCGCGGAAGACTTCAAGGGTAATATGCCACTCGCCATCCCATTTAATGGAAGGCTCGGCGGTGCTGAACGGCTGATGGAGGTTGAAGACTTCGATCGCGGCATTATGCCCGCCGAAATCGGTTCCTTTGAGCTTGGCCAGCTGTTTATTCATATCGAAGATGGCGTAAACCGGGCTCTCCACGCTGCCCGCAACATCACCCGTAACGTAGATAACCGGTTTCAAATTCTTGCGATAGCGCGGCTGCTCCACCGGTTGTTGACTGACCGTCACGAGCTCACGCAGCGGGACCAACGCGCCTTGCGGATTTCGAGCGGACCTTAAAGAAATATTCAACAGGCCGTCAATCCGTGCCCGCAAACGGATCGGCAATTCCAAAATAATATTGATCTCTTCCTTATCCGTGGGCTGATGAAACAAATCCACCGACATCCCCTGGGTCGCCATCTGAATCGTGCGGGTGATCTCGCCCTCACTAATGCCGTTGAGGGCGGCTTTCTCTTTATCGACCTTTAACACCAGGCGCTGACGATCAGTCTCGCGATACCAGTCAACATCAACCACACCTTTTGTATGATTAAAAATTTTGCGGACCTCTTTGGCCAATTTGACCCGTTGGGCGTCACTGTTGCCGTAGATCTCGGCGACCAGGGTTGACAGCACTGGCGGACCGGGTGGCACTTCTGCGACTGCAACAGTAGCACCATATTTTTGGGCAATCCTGGCCAACGCTGGTCTTATGCGCACTGCGATGGCATGACTCTGCAGTGGCCGCTCTTCCTTGGGTAACAGGTTGACCTGAATATCGGCCACCGACGAACCGCTACGCATGAAGTAATGCCGCACCAGACCATTGAAATTGTAAGGCGAAGAAGTGCCTACGTAGATCTGGTAATCAGTGGTTGCTGAATCGTTCTTCACCACCTCACCCATTTCAAGCGCAACCTGGCTGGTCTGCTCAAGAGTTGAACCTTCGGGCATATTAAGGATCACCTGAAACTCACTCTTGTTGTCGAAGGGGAGCATCTTGACCTTAACCTGGCCAAAATAGACCAACGAACAACTCGCCAGGAGTAACACTATAATCACCGCGAAAAACACGGTTTGCGCAAGAACGCTTGAGAGCAGGGGCTCCATGACCCGGTAGTACCCCCTGGTTAACCAGGTTCGGGTTTGCTCCAGGTCTTGTTCAATCTCGACCTCGATTTTATTCTCGGCCTTGTGTGGGCTTTTGTGTCGGCGCAACAGATGAACAGCTGCCCAGGGAGTGACAGTGAAAGCGATCAACAACGAAAAAAGCATTGCCGCCGAAGACCCAATCGGGATCGGCCGCATATAAGGCCCCATCAGACCACCAACAAAGGCCATGGGCAAAATCGCGGCGATAACCGCCAGGGTCGCCAGAATTGTCGGGTTACCAACCTCGGCCACCGCCTCGACCGTGATCGTCACCATTGATTTGTTACGGGCACTCGGCAAGCGCATGTGGCGCACAATATTTTCAACCACGACAATGGCGTCATCGACCAGAATCCCGATGGAAAAGATCAGGGCAAACAGGGTGATTCGGTTGAGAGTGTAACCGTAAAGGTAGAAAACCATCAGGCTCAGAGCCAGCGTTGACGGGATCGCCAGCATGACCACCAGCGATTCCCTAAAACCGAGGAAAAAGAGGATCAATAATGATACGCCGATGACGGCAATGCCCATATGCAGCAGCAGTTCGTTGGATTTATCGGCAGCGGTTTTACCGTAGTTACGTGTAATGCTGACACTGAGATCCGCCGGTATCAGGGTTCCTTTTAAACTTTCAATCTTGGCCTCGACATCATGAACCACGTCGATCGCGTTGGTGCCGGGTCGCTTGGCAATTGACAGGGTCACTGCCGCTTCTTCCTTTTTGCCTGGCTCGCCGTACAACACATAGGTGTCCGGCTCTTGCGGGCCATCGATTATCTGCGCAACATCAGACAGATAAACCGGACGGCCACCATAGACGCCAACCACGATGCGACCAATCTCCGCAGCGGACTGCAGAAACTGACCCGTCTGCAGGAGCACTTCATGATTAAGCGATTCAACTTTACCGGTATAATTCTGGGTATTGGCTTGTTGAAGGGCCGAGATCAGCTGGCTCGGAATGAGATTTCGCGCCGCCAATCGCAGGGGATCGAATTCGACCCGAACCTGTCGCCGGGTTCCCCCGATCAACTTGGTCTCGGCAACATTGGTGATGCTCTTGATTTCATCGTCAACCTGGGCGGCCAGTCGGCGCAGGGTAGAATGATCATAGCCCCCGCCATGAAAGGTCAGCGCGAGAATCGGAACATCGTCGATGCTGTGCGGCTTGATCAGCGGCGGCGAAACCCCGTGCGGAATGCGATCAAAATTGGTCGCCAGCTTCTGGTTGAGACGCACAATCGCTTCCTCAAGATTCTGTCCAACATAAAAACGCACAACCAGCATGCTCTGACCAGACATCGAGGTGGAATAGATATATTCAACCCCCGGCAGTTCATAGAGCAGTTTCTCCATCGGAATTGAAACCCGTTGTTCAACCTCCGAAGGCGTCGCGCCTGGCATGCTGACCAGGACATCGATCATCGGCACTTTGATCTGCGGTTCTTCCTCGCGCGGCAACAGGGTGATCGCCATAAACCCTAGGAGTAGCGAAAAAATGATGGCCATCGGGGTGAGGCGCGAGTTGACAAAAATCGCTGCCATGCGGCCTGCAAACCCGAGGTTTTCTGTCCGTGGCACCTTCATTTGCCGAGCCCAGTCTGAATGATTTCGAGAGGTTGTCCATCTTTCAGCTCAGTTTTTGCCGAGATCACGATCTGCTCGCCGGCGTTCAGGCCACTGAGAATTTCGACCTGGTCTGCGTAATCTGCCCCCGTCCGGACGAGTCGCATCCGGGCAACGCCCTGTTCTGCCACATAAACCTGCTCCATCTGGCCATTTTGGTGCACAGCGCTTTGGGGCACCAGCAGAGTCGTTGCTCGCTTGGCGGCCAGTGAGACGCGTGCAAATTGACCTGCGCGCAGTGCTGGGTTGACAGGCAGGGTCAGCTTTATTTGCCTGGTGCGTGATGTCGGATCGGCAGTCGGTGAGATTTCACTTATTTTAACCTGGAGTTCAAGTTGGGCTGCGGGAATAATGACGGAGAGGCTGGTCCCCAGGCTCAAACCCTGAGCAAGAGCTTCGGGCACCTGCACCAGGACCTCAAGAGCGCGACCATTTTCGAGGTTGAGCAGAGGCGCCCCAGGCGCCGACAGATCACCGATATCGACCATTTTGTGAGTAACTGTTCCGGCAAAGGGTGCTCTAACCTGGGTGTAGTCGAGCATGGCCAGCGCCTCATGGTACCCAGCCTTACTGATTTGAACCATCTCGCTCAGGGATTTCACCCTTTCCTGGGTCGAAGCATTAACTTTCAGCAGTCTTGTTTCCCGGTCCAGGTTGCGTTCTGCCTGCGCCAACTGGGTTTTGGCCTGCATGACTTTGGCATTAATTTCGGCGGCGCGGATCTTCACCAGCAGATCTCCCTTTGCCACCTTGGAACCCACTGACACCGGCATTTCAGTAATCTGTCCGCTGACGCGGGAAGAGATCAGCGCCCGCTCGACGGCTTGCAGAGTTCCAGCCACTTCAACCTGAAATGGTACCTCGCTTAAGCTCAGGGTTTTAACCTGAACCTGAACAGGCGCCTGTGGCACGGATTTTATCGCTGTTTTTTCTTTCGACTCACTGCAAGCACTTAGTGAAAGCAAAAGAAGGAGCAAGACAAAGAATAGGGGTTGTTTCAACATCATGGCTGGTTCTCCACGTTGGGTTGATCATTGAGAGAAGAGTCAAACTGGGGAAGTCCTGCGGTACGCCGTAAATCGGCGATGGCAACCTGAACCGCCGAAGACGAAAGGACATTATGCAAGCGAGCATCTGTCAAACGATTTTCACTATTGATCAGGTCGGAGGTCAAAATCACGCCCTCACGAAATTGAGCATGACTGAGTTGTGCGCCCTCAGTCGCCTGTTCGAGCATAACTCTGGTTACCTGCAGGCGCTGCTGGGCCTGATCAAGAGCCAATTGCGCCTGGGCGATTTCAAACCCGAGGGCCAACTGCAATTTATGTCGGGCAGCGCGTAGGGCACCAAGTTGAGCATGAACCTGAGCGATATCTGCGCTTGCTCTATGACCATCGAACAATTTAAAATTAACTTTAACTCCAGCCAGCCAGGAATCCCCGTTTCCACCGAGAACAGTCCCTTGATCATATTGATAGCGCGCAAAGCTATCGACCGTCGGCAGACGGCTGCCACGGACCGCTGACTCCTTCGCCTCCAGGGCCTGAATTGCCGCATTCACGCGTTGCAGTTCGGGTCGCTGGTCGGGGCCAGGATCGACCGGTACAACCTGATCTTCCACCGCTGAAACATCGACGTTAACCTCGCCGCTTGAAAGTCCCAGCAGGGTCAAAAAAATCTTCTTCGCCAATTCCAGATTATGCCGGCTCTGAATCAGGGTTTCCTTCGCCTGCGATTCCTGCACTTCCAGATTAAGCAGATCAAGCTTTAACAAATCCCCGGCATCGAACCTGGCCTGCGCTACCTGAAGTGAAGAACGGACCGCCTCTAACCCTGACTGACGTGCTTTAACGACATTTTCGGCTTCCACAATCCGCTGAAATCCCTGATAGGCGGCAAATTCAAGCTGCAACCGGGTTGTTTTTTGCTCAGCTGCGGACACATCGACGCCCGCCTCGGCGGCGGCCTTACCTGCCACATCCTGACCGCCATTATAGATACGGTATTGCACCCCAACCGCCAGCTCCAGATTGTCGGTGCGACCTGGATCGTTAAAATTGATCCCCTGGTTAAACTCACCCTGGGTGAGGATATTGCCAAACGAATACATCGGGTTGTTGGTCTGACTATAACCGCCACTCAAGTCAACCTGCGGATAAAACCCGACGGCCGCTTTCTTCAATACCGCCGCGGCCTCGAGCATCCGCTGGTGTGCGATCAGAGCATCGGGATTATTCTGGCGGGCAAAAATAACCGCACTTTGCGCCGTCCAGAGTTCAGGGACACGCAACTCGGATGCAGCGCATTGTCCCGCCGTCAACAGGCCTAAAAAGACCCAAAGTGCTGATAACCGTTTCATAAACTGAACATCTTTCTTTATGAGGGAGTGGGTAATCTCACCAAAGCATAACAGCTGGTTTGGTTGCCGCCACCGCACACCAACCACTAACCACTAACCAATTAATATGAATAATACGATATATCATTGATAACAATTTGTTTCAACCCCTTTTATGCCACTCAATCAACATCGACCTTCGGTAAAAAATACCGTTTTTTTTGCCCCACATAAAAAAGATGACTATTTTTATCTTATTTTGACTTGAATCATATTTTTCTTCCGATCAAGCAGCTATCCTAACAACATCGACAATGAAACTAAGGAGAACGTACCATGAATTTACCGGCAGAAATTGGCGAACAAGCCATCAACAAAGTGATCGAAGATCATCCAAAAATCGGCGAAATCCTCGACCGTTACGAAATCGGCTGCGTAACCTGCGGCGTCGGTATCTGTCTGGTCAAGGACGTGGTCGGTATTCATGCCCTGGGCGCTGAGATTGAAGCCAGGATTGAACAGGAAATAGTCGAATACCTGGAAAAGCAGTGAGGCGTGAGGCGTCAGGAGTGAGGCGGAAGAACAACTCTTCAGGACTTTACATCACACCTCACACCTCACACCTCACCGGCCCCATGAATGTAGAATTTCAGAAAATAACCAGAAACCAAACAACCTTAAACTGAGATGGAGATAACATCATGAGTAAACTCGCTTGCGGCTGCCCCGGCAGCCAGGTCCGTACCGTCGAAGCTCCGCAAACCAATACGGCAGAAACCAGCGGACGCCTGCAGTCAGAATTGCGTCAGTGGCCGACCCAGCTTCACCTGGTCCCGCCCTCGGCGCCCTGGTTGAAGGATGCCCATCTGCTGATCGCTGCGGACTGTGCGCCCTTCGCCTACGCCGAATTCCATCGCGACTTCATCAAAGGGAAAGTGCTGGTCAACGCCTGCCCCAAGCTGGATGATACCAGCCCCTATGTCGAAAAACTGGCGGCAATGCTGCGCGAAAACGAGGTCAAATCCCTGACCGTCACGATTATGGAAGTCCCCTGCTGTCGTGGCCTGGCGATGATGGCCGAAAAGGCGCTGGAACTTTCAGGTAAAAACATACCGTTTGAAGTTGCAGTTATCGGGGTTAACGGCGAAAGGAAGTCCTGATCATGACTGAAAATGTCACCCAGCGGCTCAAGGACGAACATCAGCTGATTC
Above is a genomic segment from Geopsychrobacter electrodiphilus DSM 16401 containing:
- a CDS encoding GSU3473 family protein; this translates as MRVIYTDGTFDLVKDFSLNRLIETCRIIKFKRESGWVDIRSQQIRRKGRDENYFGPERRSHPQPGP
- a CDS encoding TolC family protein, producing MKRLSALWVFLGLLTAGQCAASELRVPELWTAQSAVIFARQNNPDALIAHQRMLEAAAVLKKAAVGFYPQVDLSGGYSQTNNPMYSFGNILTQGEFNQGINFNDPGRTDNLELAVGVQYRIYNGGQDVAGKAAAEAGVDVSAAEQKTTRLQLEFAAYQGFQRIVEAENVVKARQSGLEAVRSSLQVAQARFDAGDLLKLDLLNLEVQESQAKETLIQSRHNLELAKKIFLTLLGLSSGEVNVDVSAVEDQVVPVDPGPDQRPELQRVNAAIQALEAKESAVRGSRLPTVDSFARYQYDQGTVLGGNGDSWLAGVKVNFKLFDGHRASADIAQVHAQLGALRAARHKLQLALGFEIAQAQLALDQAQQRLQVTRVMLEQATEGAQLSHAQFREGVILTSDLINSENRLTDARLHNVLSSSAVQVAIADLRRTAGLPQFDSSLNDQPNVENQP
- a CDS encoding efflux RND transporter periplasmic adaptor subunit → MMLKQPLFFVLLLLLLSLSACSESKEKTAIKSVPQAPVQVQVKTLSLSEVPFQVEVAGTLQAVERALISSRVSGQITEMPVSVGSKVAKGDLLVKIRAAEINAKVMQAKTQLAQAERNLDRETRLLKVNASTQERVKSLSEMVQISKAGYHEALAMLDYTQVRAPFAGTVTHKMVDIGDLSAPGAPLLNLENGRALEVLVQVPEALAQGLSLGTSLSVIIPAAQLELQVKISEISPTADPTSRTRQIKLTLPVNPALRAGQFARVSLAAKRATTLLVPQSAVHQNGQMEQVYVAEQGVARMRLVRTGADYADQVEILSGLNAGEQIVISAKTELKDGQPLEIIQTGLGK
- a CDS encoding efflux RND transporter permease subunit, coding for MKVPRTENLGFAGRMAAIFVNSRLTPMAIIFSLLLGFMAITLLPREEEPQIKVPMIDVLVSMPGATPSEVEQRVSIPMEKLLYELPGVEYIYSTSMSGQSMLVVRFYVGQNLEEAIVRLNQKLATNFDRIPHGVSPPLIKPHSIDDVPILALTFHGGGYDHSTLRRLAAQVDDEIKSITNVAETKLIGGTRRQVRVEFDPLRLAARNLIPSQLISALQQANTQNYTGKVESLNHEVLLQTGQFLQSAAEIGRIVVGVYGGRPVYLSDVAQIIDGPQEPDTYVLYGEPGKKEEAAVTLSIAKRPGTNAIDVVHDVEAKIESLKGTLIPADLSVSITRNYGKTAADKSNELLLHMGIAVIGVSLLILFFLGFRESLVVMLAIPSTLALSLMVFYLYGYTLNRITLFALIFSIGILVDDAIVVVENIVRHMRLPSARNKSMVTITVEAVAEVGNPTILATLAVIAAILPMAFVGGLMGPYMRPIPIGSSAAMLFSLLIAFTVTPWAAVHLLRRHKSPHKAENKIEVEIEQDLEQTRTWLTRGYYRVMEPLLSSVLAQTVFFAVIIVLLLASCSLVYFGQVKVKMLPFDNKSEFQVILNMPEGSTLEQTSQVALEMGEVVKNDSATTDYQIYVGTSSPYNFNGLVRHYFMRSGSSVADIQVNLLPKEERPLQSHAIAVRIRPALARIAQKYGATVAVAEVPPGPPVLSTLVAEIYGNSDAQRVKLAKEVRKIFNHTKGVVDVDWYRETDRQRLVLKVDKEKAALNGISEGEITRTIQMATQGMSVDLFHQPTDKEEINIILELPIRLRARIDGLLNISLRSARNPQGALVPLRELVTVSQQPVEQPRYRKNLKPVIYVTGDVAGSVESPVYAIFDMNKQLAKLKGTDFGGHNAAIEVFNLHQPFSTAEPSIKWDGEWHITLEVFRDLGLAFAVVMVLIYMLMVGWFKDYFTPLVVMAAIPFSLIGILPAHWGIGAFFTATSMIGFMAGAGIVIRNSIILIDFIELRISHGLPLGEAVIEAGAVRFRPMLLTALAVVVGASVILPDPIFQGLAISLMFGEIASLLISCIAIPVLYSMLKKRGFEKKAQQEQGL
- a CDS encoding circularly permuted type 2 ATP-grasp protein, which encodes MRFTGYDTEGFYDEVFDEQGNPRPGADLLIERINALPDKELHRRQKAAEKALLNLGITFNVYGSDAQTEKIFPFDIVPRIVQADEWEVLERGLKQRIKALNAFIDDVYNEQKILKDGIVPSELVLSADGFRKPCIGLKPPGGIWCHITGTDLVRGGDGKYYVLEDNLRCPSGVSYVLENRLIMKRTFPMVFDACSVQPVTDYPSRLLEMLQGLAPQGIRSPNVVVWTPGIYNSAYFEHSFLAQQMGVPLVEGGDLVVNRGEVMMRTTKGLEKVDVIYRRIDDDFMDPKAFRADSMLGVPGLMKAYSKGKVALANAPGTGVADDKAVYAYVPEIIRYYLNEEPILNNVPTYACWRDEDRKYVLENLDKLVVKAVNESGGYGMLVGPHSTAEEQAEFAKRIEANPRTYIAQPTLALSRVPVLLEDHFEGRHVDLRPYILYGKESIYVLPGGLTRVALKKGSLVVNSSQGGGSKDTWVLNADDSSATASSMQQQQEVN
- a CDS encoding alpha-E domain-containing protein — protein: MLSRVANSMYWLNRYIERAENVARFIDANYHMTLDIPEGASDQWQPLINTTGDHELFKKLHGEATREKAIEFLVFDRNNPNSIHSCVRAARENARSVREYISSEMWEQINTFYLMINNAAKEVSMDLPHQFFVDIMTASHTFIGITDCTMNHGEGWHFGRLGRMLERADKTSRILDVKYFILLPSVDYIGSPYDNILWGALLRSASAFEMYRKQYGRIDPKKIVEFLLLSATFPRAVHYSVVTAMISMNNITGSSRGTFSNKAEQSLGRLLSEFDFAALDDIFTQGLHEYLDGAQSRINDVGAAVQKTFFSPQVEEVATEARINE